A genomic window from Streptomyces sp. 846.5 includes:
- a CDS encoding nitroreductase/quinone reductase family protein encodes MSRYHELKFRAVTTFQRRIANPLSRRMPSQVLLETKGRTSGLPRQTPVGGRRIEDAFWLVSEYGDKSQYVRNIQADPQVRVRIRGTWYTGTAHLLPQDDPRARLRTLPRYNSTAVQAFGTNLLTVRIDLS; translated from the coding sequence GTGTCCCGCTATCACGAGCTCAAGTTCCGCGCTGTGACGACGTTCCAGCGCAGGATCGCCAACCCGCTCTCCAGGCGGATGCCGAGCCAGGTCCTGCTGGAGACCAAGGGGCGGACGTCCGGGCTGCCCAGGCAGACCCCGGTCGGCGGCCGCCGGATCGAGGACGCGTTCTGGCTGGTCTCCGAGTACGGCGACAAGTCGCAGTACGTGCGGAACATCCAGGCCGACCCGCAGGTGCGAGTCCGCATCAGGGGCACCTGGTACACCGGCACCGCCCACCTGCTCCCGCAGGACGACCCCCGCGCCCGGCTCAGGACCCTCCCCCGCTACAACAGCACCGCCGTCCAGGCCTTCGGCACCAACCTGCTGACGGTCCGCATCGACCTCAGCTAG
- the dacB gene encoding D-alanyl-D-alanine carboxypeptidase/D-alanyl-D-alanine-endopeptidase gives MGSWWGTAARNYALAPTRTVAAVSGALGLALAVGSVAAAGPWHGGQRTSEWQWARGAVVYHGWYVQVRPRPAPQPDWVAPQAVLSGAVVGASPTAGQSGSADAAAPTAKGLATELGSALAAPVLGQFTASVVDAATGKTLYAKGQDTPQAPASTNKIATSVAALSLLGPEHRFTTRVVSTAPGQIVLVGGGDPTLTAAPTGGADPRASLATLADRTAAALKASGTGTVRLGYDISLFSGPAQTPAANVGDNVALVQALTVDEGRIDPNSTENAPRYSDPAATAAARFAALLVKRGIAVQQSSPSRTTVSAAVKAAAPLAQVRSQPLSEIVEQMLTASDNDYAEALGHQAALASGRPATFAGGAAAVTQALTALGVPLGSTHLVDASGLSADDGIPAAVLTRLLLLASSSAHPELRAVVTGLPIAGYTGTLADRFAGDSSDSGVGLVRAKTGSLSTVNTLAGLVMDRDGRLLAFSFMSNASGDVTAARNALDRLAGRVAVCGCR, from the coding sequence ATGGGTTCTTGGTGGGGGACTGCGGCGCGGAACTACGCGCTGGCGCCGACGCGGACCGTCGCGGCGGTGTCCGGGGCGTTGGGACTCGCACTGGCCGTGGGTAGTGTCGCCGCCGCCGGCCCCTGGCACGGCGGCCAGCGGACCTCCGAGTGGCAGTGGGCCCGAGGAGCGGTGGTCTACCACGGGTGGTACGTGCAGGTCCGACCAAGGCCCGCGCCCCAACCGGACTGGGTCGCGCCGCAGGCCGTGCTCAGCGGGGCCGTCGTCGGCGCCAGCCCCACCGCGGGCCAGAGCGGCAGCGCGGACGCCGCCGCTCCCACCGCGAAGGGCCTCGCCACCGAGCTGGGCTCGGCCCTGGCCGCCCCGGTGCTCGGCCAGTTCACCGCCTCGGTCGTGGACGCCGCCACCGGCAAGACCCTCTACGCCAAGGGCCAGGACACCCCGCAGGCCCCCGCCTCCACCAACAAGATCGCCACCTCGGTCGCCGCCCTCTCCCTGCTCGGCCCCGAGCACCGCTTCACCACCCGGGTGGTCAGCACCGCCCCCGGCCAGATCGTCCTGGTCGGCGGTGGCGACCCCACCCTCACCGCCGCCCCGACCGGCGGCGCCGACCCCCGGGCCAGCCTGGCCACGCTCGCCGACCGCACCGCCGCGGCCCTCAAAGCGAGCGGTACCGGCACGGTACGTCTGGGGTACGACATCTCCCTGTTCAGCGGCCCCGCGCAGACCCCGGCTGCCAACGTCGGCGACAACGTCGCGCTGGTCCAGGCCCTGACCGTGGACGAGGGCCGGATCGACCCCAACAGCACCGAGAACGCCCCCCGCTACAGCGACCCCGCCGCGACCGCCGCCGCCCGGTTCGCCGCGCTGCTCGTCAAGCGCGGCATCGCCGTCCAGCAGAGCTCGCCGTCCAGAACCACCGTGTCCGCCGCGGTGAAGGCCGCCGCGCCGCTGGCCCAGGTCCGGTCGCAGCCGCTGAGCGAGATCGTCGAGCAGATGCTGACCGCGAGCGACAACGACTACGCCGAGGCCCTCGGCCACCAGGCGGCGCTCGCCTCCGGCCGGCCGGCCACCTTCGCCGGCGGCGCGGCCGCGGTGACCCAGGCGCTCACCGCGCTCGGCGTTCCGCTGGGGAGCACCCACCTGGTCGACGCCAGCGGGCTCTCCGCCGACGACGGCATCCCGGCCGCCGTGCTCACGAGGCTGCTGCTGCTCGCCTCCTCCTCGGCCCACCCGGAACTGCGCGCCGTCGTCACCGGGCTGCCGATCGCCGGCTACACCGGCACCCTCGCCGACCGCTTCGCCGGCGACAGCAGCGACTCCGGAGTAGGACTGGTCCGGGCCAAGACCGGATCCCTGAGTACCGTCAACACCCTTGCGGGGCTTGTCATGGACCGCGACGGCAGGCTGCTGGCCTTCTCCTTCATGTCCAACGCGAGCGGCGACGTGACCGCCGCCCGCAACGCCCTGGACCGTCTCGCCGGGCGCGTCGCAGTATGCGGCTGCCGCTGA
- a CDS encoding inorganic diphosphatase, producing the protein MEFDVTIEIPKGSRNKYEVDHETGRIFLDRMLFTSTRYPADYGFVEGTLGEDGDPLDALVILEEPTFPGCLIKCRAIGMFHMTDEAGGDDKLLCVPASDPRWEHLRDIHHVSEFDRLEIQHFFEVYKDLEPGKSVEGAHWVGRVEAEEEIVNSIKRLADSGQSH; encoded by the coding sequence GTGGAGTTCGACGTCACGATCGAGATTCCGAAGGGCTCGCGGAACAAGTACGAGGTCGACCACGAGACTGGTCGCATCTTCCTGGACCGGATGCTCTTCACCTCGACGCGCTACCCGGCCGACTACGGCTTCGTCGAGGGCACCCTCGGTGAGGACGGCGACCCGCTGGACGCCCTGGTCATCCTGGAGGAGCCCACCTTCCCCGGCTGCCTGATCAAGTGCCGCGCGATCGGCATGTTCCACATGACCGACGAGGCGGGCGGCGACGACAAGCTGCTCTGCGTCCCGGCCTCGGACCCGCGCTGGGAGCACCTGCGCGACATCCACCACGTGTCGGAGTTCGACCGCCTGGAGATCCAGCACTTCTTCGAGGTCTACAAGGACCTGGAGCCCGGCAAGTCGGTCGAGGGCGCCCACTGGGTCGGCCGCGTCGAGGCCGAGGAGGAGATCGTCAACTCCATCAAGCGCCTCGCGGACTCCGGCCAGTCCCACTGA
- the tilS gene encoding tRNA lysidine(34) synthetase TilS has translation MGPHPAVAAIRLAVRRVLNDVAAQVPDTFSAAIPNPSAASRPVFRPVGDVDPRHAELRTPRPRPAPDAPLVLVACSGGADSMALAAATAFEAAKLGLRAGAVTVDHGLQDGSTGRAVEVAARLRALGLDPVDALGVRVGRAGGPEAAARDARYAALDSAAERHGASVVLLGHTRDDQAETVLLGLARGSGPRSLSGMAAATGRYRRPFLELDRSITRQACAVLDLPVWDDPHNVDPAYTRSRVRHEVLPVLEKHLGGGVVEALARTARLFRDDADALDAWAAQAEAEAMTDEGLDAAALAVLPPAVRRRVLRRGAIQAGSPAGDLFARHVEAMDQLVTGWHGQGPLHLPGAVELRRRSGRLAFRRM, from the coding sequence ATGGGTCCGCATCCCGCAGTGGCCGCGATACGCCTGGCAGTACGCCGGGTCCTCAACGATGTCGCCGCCCAGGTTCCTGACACCTTCTCAGCCGCCATCCCCAACCCCAGCGCGGCGTCGCGCCCCGTGTTCCGTCCGGTCGGCGACGTCGATCCGCGCCATGCCGAGCTGCGTACCCCCCGCCCCCGCCCCGCGCCGGACGCGCCGCTGGTCCTGGTGGCCTGCAGCGGCGGGGCCGACTCGATGGCGCTGGCCGCCGCCACCGCCTTCGAGGCCGCCAAGCTGGGCCTGCGGGCCGGTGCGGTCACCGTCGACCACGGCCTGCAGGACGGCTCCACCGGCCGCGCCGTCGAGGTCGCCGCGCGGCTGCGCGCGCTCGGGCTCGACCCGGTGGACGCCCTCGGCGTGCGCGTCGGCCGGGCCGGAGGCCCCGAGGCCGCCGCCCGGGACGCCCGCTACGCCGCCCTGGACAGCGCCGCCGAACGGCACGGCGCCAGCGTCGTCCTGCTCGGCCACACCCGCGACGACCAGGCCGAGACCGTGCTGCTGGGGCTGGCCCGCGGCTCAGGACCGCGCTCGCTCTCCGGGATGGCCGCCGCCACCGGGCGCTACCGCCGGCCCTTCCTGGAGCTCGACCGCAGCATCACCCGGCAGGCCTGCGCCGTGCTGGACCTGCCGGTCTGGGACGACCCGCACAACGTCGACCCCGCCTACACCCGCTCCCGGGTCCGCCACGAGGTGCTGCCGGTGCTGGAGAAGCACCTCGGCGGCGGCGTGGTCGAGGCCCTGGCCCGCACTGCGCGGCTGTTCCGCGACGACGCCGACGCCCTGGACGCCTGGGCCGCGCAGGCCGAGGCCGAGGCCATGACCGACGAGGGCCTGGACGCCGCGGCTCTCGCCGTCCTGCCGCCCGCCGTCCGCCGCCGGGTGCTGCGCCGGGGCGCGATCCAGGCCGGCAGCCCGGCCGGGGACCTGTTCGCCCGCCATGTCGAGGCCATGGACCAGCTGGTCACCGGCTGGCACGGCCAGGGCCCGCTGCACCTCCCCGGCGCCGTCGAACTCCGCCGCCGCTCCGGCCGCCTGGCCTTCCGCCGCATGTAA
- the hpt gene encoding hypoxanthine phosphoribosyltransferase, translating into MDEKDMGTDLAKVLISKDEIEAKLAELAELIDRDYEGKDLLIVGVLKGAVMVMADLARTLHSPLTMDWMAVSSYGMGTKSSGVVRILKDLDTDINGRDVLIVEDIIDSGLTLSWLLSNLQSRGPASLEVCTLLRKPDAAKVSIDVKYVGFDIPNEFVVGYGLDYAEKYRNLPFVGTLAPHVYGG; encoded by the coding sequence GTGGACGAGAAGGACATGGGCACCGACCTGGCGAAGGTGCTCATCAGCAAGGACGAGATCGAAGCCAAGCTGGCCGAACTGGCGGAGCTCATCGACCGCGACTACGAGGGCAAGGACCTGCTGATCGTCGGCGTGCTCAAGGGCGCGGTGATGGTCATGGCCGATCTGGCCCGGACCCTGCACAGCCCGCTGACCATGGACTGGATGGCCGTCTCCTCGTACGGGATGGGCACCAAGTCCTCCGGGGTGGTCCGCATCCTCAAGGACCTGGACACCGACATCAACGGCCGGGACGTGCTCATCGTCGAGGACATCATCGACTCCGGGCTGACCCTGTCCTGGCTGCTCAGCAATCTGCAGTCGCGCGGCCCCGCCTCGCTGGAGGTCTGCACGCTGCTGCGCAAGCCCGACGCGGCCAAGGTCTCCATCGACGTGAAGTACGTCGGCTTCGACATTCCCAATGAGTTCGTCGTGGGATACGGGCTGGACTACGCCGAGAAGTACCGCAACCTGCCGTTCGTCGGCACCCTCGCCCCGCACGTCTACGGCGGCTGA
- a CDS encoding zinc-dependent metalloprotease: MTSQSGGADMADATGMVDWNLAVATATRLARPGPEVTREEARAAVKELRLYAAEAEEHVRAFTGMQAPGASGTPVLVVDRPGWIKANVAGFRTIITPLADRMQARRAALPGGAVLGSGALGAVGGKVTGIELGMLLAFLSSKVLGQYETFAPAEVPSDLSSLDDEHPVQPGRLLLVAPNIVAVERELDVDPRDFRLWVCLHEETHRTQFTAVPWLRDHIEGEIHAFLAETDIDPATLLERLRDAAGSLSGLGGASDAEESGAGGGTGSLIDIVQTPAQREILGRLTAVMSLLEGHADVVMDGVGPQVVPSVAEIREKFQKRRAKGTGRLDQLLRKALGLDAKMRQYQDGAVFVRGVVDAVGMEGFNRVWTSPNTLPTKEEIHEPGAWVARVHK; the protein is encoded by the coding sequence ATGACGAGCCAGAGCGGCGGTGCGGATATGGCAGACGCGACAGGCATGGTCGACTGGAATCTCGCGGTGGCGACCGCGACCCGGTTGGCACGTCCGGGACCCGAGGTCACCCGGGAGGAGGCACGCGCCGCGGTCAAGGAGCTCCGGCTGTACGCGGCCGAGGCCGAGGAGCACGTCCGGGCGTTCACCGGGATGCAGGCGCCGGGTGCCTCGGGCACTCCGGTGCTGGTGGTGGACCGTCCCGGCTGGATCAAGGCCAATGTGGCCGGCTTCCGCACGATCATCACCCCGCTCGCGGACCGGATGCAGGCACGCCGGGCGGCGCTGCCGGGCGGGGCCGTCCTTGGCAGTGGGGCGCTGGGCGCGGTGGGCGGCAAGGTCACCGGCATCGAGCTGGGGATGCTGCTGGCCTTCCTCTCCTCCAAGGTGCTCGGCCAGTACGAGACCTTCGCCCCGGCGGAGGTCCCCTCCGACCTCTCCTCGCTCGACGACGAGCACCCGGTCCAGCCCGGCCGGCTGCTGCTGGTGGCCCCCAACATCGTCGCCGTCGAGCGCGAGCTCGACGTCGACCCGCGCGACTTCCGGCTCTGGGTCTGCCTGCACGAGGAGACCCACCGCACCCAGTTCACCGCGGTGCCGTGGCTGCGCGACCACATCGAGGGCGAGATCCACGCGTTCCTCGCCGAGACCGACATCGACCCGGCGACGCTGTTGGAGCGGCTGCGGGACGCGGCCGGCTCGCTGTCCGGGCTCGGCGGGGCGTCGGACGCGGAGGAGAGCGGGGCCGGTGGCGGCACCGGCAGTCTGATCGACATCGTGCAGACGCCCGCGCAGCGGGAGATCCTGGGGCGGCTCACCGCGGTGATGTCGCTGCTGGAGGGCCACGCCGACGTGGTGATGGACGGGGTCGGCCCGCAGGTGGTGCCGAGTGTCGCGGAGATCCGCGAGAAGTTCCAGAAGCGCCGGGCGAAGGGCACCGGGCGGCTGGACCAGCTGCTGCGGAAGGCGCTGGGGCTGGACGCGAAGATGCGGCAGTACCAGGACGGGGCGGTGTTCGTCCGCGGGGTGGTGGACGCGGTCGGGATGGAGGGGTTCAACCGGGTGTGGACTTCGCCGAACACGTTGCCTACGAAGGAAGAGATTCACGAGCCGGGTGCGTGGGTTGCTCGGGTGCACAAGTAG